The proteins below come from a single Flavobacterium lindanitolerans genomic window:
- a CDS encoding zinc ribbon domain-containing protein, with protein MATTKELSVEDKLRAIYDLQLIDSRIDEIRNVRGELPLEVEDLEDEVAGLSTRLDKLKNDLEVIEEQIKGKKNAIDEHKEAIKKYTKQQETVRNNREFNSLTKEVEFQELEIQLAEKQIKEMKASIEHKKQVIADSKEKLEAKSAHLKHKKSELEAIMSETEKEEIFLTEKSAEYEALIEERLLQAYKRIRGSVRNGLAVVSIERGASAGSFFTIPPQTQMEIASRKKVITDEHSGRILVDAALADEEKEKMEKLFSQF; from the coding sequence ATGGCGACTACAAAAGAATTGAGTGTTGAAGACAAGTTAAGAGCGATTTATGACCTACAGCTAATCGACTCAAGAATTGACGAAATCAGAAATGTTAGAGGTGAATTGCCTTTAGAAGTAGAAGATTTAGAAGATGAAGTGGCTGGCTTGAGCACACGTCTTGACAAATTAAAAAATGACCTGGAAGTTATCGAAGAGCAGATAAAAGGAAAAAAGAATGCTATCGACGAGCATAAGGAAGCCATCAAAAAATACACAAAACAACAAGAAACCGTTCGCAATAACAGAGAATTCAACTCTTTGACTAAAGAGGTAGAATTCCAGGAGCTTGAAATTCAATTGGCTGAAAAGCAAATCAAGGAAATGAAAGCTTCTATTGAGCACAAAAAGCAGGTAATTGCTGATTCTAAAGAAAAATTAGAAGCAAAATCGGCTCACCTAAAACACAAAAAATCAGAATTGGAAGCTATCATGTCTGAAACAGAAAAAGAAGAAATCTTCCTTACTGAAAAATCAGCTGAATATGAAGCTTTAATCGAAGAAAGATTATTGCAGGCTTACAAGAGAATCAGAGGAAGCGTTCGCAACGGATTGGCAGTAGTTTCAATCGAAAGAGGTGCTTCTGCAGGTTCTTTCTTCACGATTCCACCACAAACTCAAATGGAAATTGCTTCCCGTAAAAAAGTAATTACAGATGAGCATTCAGGAAGAATCCTGGTTGATGCAGCCTTAGCTGATGAAGAAAAAGAGAAAATGGAGAAATTATTTTCACAATTCTAG
- a CDS encoding purine-nucleoside phosphorylase: MWEKVQETVNYIKSKTNFSPEYGVILGSGLGGFTEDIQIEFTLPYSEIPNFPVSTVQGHKGALVFGTIGSKKVVAMQGRFHFYEGYDMKEVTFPVRVMKYLGVQRLVVSNASGGVNPFYKVGDIVVIYDHINMMPEHPLRGHNDERFGPRFVNMSEPYSRDLINKAKAIAIELNIEVKDGIYYGLQGPTFETLSEYRMVKILGADCVGMSTVPEVIVARHMDMECFGISVITDMGDEHNIDSVSHSEVLEAAKKAEPKVRTLIRELISRN; the protein is encoded by the coding sequence ATGTGGGAAAAAGTTCAAGAAACCGTTAATTATATAAAGTCAAAAACCAATTTTTCACCGGAATATGGGGTTATACTAGGCTCCGGACTTGGCGGTTTTACAGAAGATATCCAGATTGAGTTTACATTGCCTTACAGTGAAATTCCTAATTTTCCTGTTTCAACCGTTCAGGGCCATAAAGGGGCTTTGGTTTTTGGAACCATTGGCAGTAAAAAAGTAGTTGCCATGCAGGGGCGTTTCCACTTTTACGAAGGTTACGACATGAAAGAAGTGACTTTTCCTGTGCGAGTGATGAAATATCTGGGCGTACAGCGATTGGTTGTTTCCAATGCTTCCGGAGGTGTGAATCCTTTTTACAAGGTTGGAGATATTGTAGTAATTTACGACCATATCAACATGATGCCGGAACATCCGTTAAGAGGCCATAACGATGAAAGATTTGGGCCAAGATTTGTGAACATGAGTGAGCCTTATTCAAGAGACTTAATCAATAAGGCCAAGGCAATTGCCATTGAGCTGAATATTGAAGTAAAAGACGGAATTTATTACGGACTTCAGGGGCCAACGTTTGAAACGCTTTCAGAATACAGAATGGTAAAAATCTTAGGTGCTGATTGTGTTGGGATGTCGACCGTACCGGAAGTTATAGTAGCACGTCATATGGATATGGAATGCTTTGGAATTTCTGTCATTACAGATATGGGCGATGAACATAATATCGACTCTGTTTCCCATAGCGAAGTGCTTGAAGCAGCCAAAAAGGCGGAGCCAAAAGTGAGAACGCTTATCAGGGAATTGATTTCAAGAAATTAA
- the gap gene encoding type I glyceraldehyde-3-phosphate dehydrogenase, producing the protein MTKTRIAINGFGRIGRNLFRLLLNHPTIEVAAINDIADNRTMSHLIKYDSIHGVLPFECSFDQDNIIIDGKPYPFFHERSISNLDWKSLAIDVVIEATGKYKTFEDINLHILVGAKKVILSAPSETDKIKTVVLGVNEHILDGTEKIISNASCTTNNAAPMIKVINDLCGIEQAYITTVHSYTTDQSLHDQPHKDLRRARGAAQSIVPTTTGAAKALTKIFPELDGKIGGSGIRVPVPDGSLTDITCYVKREVTIEEINKAFQQACQNQFNGIMAYTEDPIVSVDILGNRNSCLFDSQLTSVIDKMVKVVGWYDNEIGYSSRLVDLILLTNKK; encoded by the coding sequence ATGACTAAAACCAGGATTGCCATTAATGGATTTGGCAGAATCGGAAGAAATTTATTCCGCTTACTGCTTAACCACCCAACCATTGAAGTTGCGGCCATCAACGACATTGCAGACAACCGAACAATGTCACATCTCATTAAATACGATAGCATTCACGGCGTATTGCCATTTGAATGTTCTTTTGACCAGGACAATATCATTATTGACGGAAAACCCTATCCGTTTTTTCATGAAAGAAGTATTTCAAATCTGGATTGGAAATCGCTGGCTATTGATGTTGTCATAGAAGCTACAGGAAAATATAAAACTTTTGAAGACATCAATCTCCACATTCTGGTTGGTGCCAAAAAAGTAATCCTGTCTGCTCCTTCAGAAACCGATAAAATCAAGACCGTAGTTTTAGGTGTTAACGAACACATACTGGACGGCACCGAAAAAATCATCTCGAATGCAAGCTGTACGACAAACAATGCAGCTCCTATGATAAAGGTCATTAATGACTTATGTGGCATTGAGCAGGCCTATATCACTACCGTACACTCTTACACAACAGACCAAAGCCTGCACGACCAGCCTCATAAAGACCTTAGAAGAGCGCGTGGCGCGGCCCAATCCATTGTTCCTACAACAACCGGAGCCGCCAAAGCACTGACAAAAATATTTCCTGAACTGGATGGTAAAATTGGAGGAAGCGGTATTCGCGTTCCTGTTCCGGATGGCTCACTAACAGACATTACCTGTTATGTGAAGCGTGAAGTCACCATCGAAGAAATCAACAAAGCGTTCCAACAGGCCTGTCAAAACCAGTTCAACGGAATCATGGCCTATACAGAAGACCCAATCGTTTCTGTAGACATTTTAGGTAACCGAAATTCCTGTTTATTTGATTCGCAACTCACCTCGGTAATTGACAAAATGGTAAAGGTTGTAGGGTGGTATGATAACGAAATCGGATATTCTTCGCGCCTTGTCGATTTAATTTTATTAACAAATAAGAAATAG
- a CDS encoding ATP-binding protein yields MKHLPLFFILLFSTLLPAQHDKLMSEKIDSVDYYIQLANFNLKINNYQNALESSQNAIEVSQKKGNKEQEANAYTFLGSIYFELKKYDDAIETYVRSISLYNDLEPSTEQAYCYYNLGLCYMEKGKYGVAEIYFDKANVIYETIDIPDAKELLNLQKGILYKAKGKTQLAATIFNSIIAKPDNNDSFKTKAEALYQMGAIEFEAGRNNLALNYLRRALDLNAKSDNFEQKSKILKLISETYEKMMDIDNSFIYLKKHLALKDSILRLNSQKIGAEAFEKFKESEQMKTIKQKDKENREQKKLIKVSKLTSVLSIALITILSLLSLSLYKNNIIRNRTNKQLQEKNTELEIAKDKAEKASQARAEFLSTVSHELRTPLNAINGITHLLIEENPKKSQIEYLKSLKFSGNYLLTFINEILEINRIESNNIEIENICFNLRQLLTDIQNSLKEIASQNNIDFGLEIDPEINTSFSGDPTKLSQIFMNLINNALKFTENGTVIVRAKLLGETETRQNIYFEIVDTGIGIPAEKQEVIFESFSQGSVEINRKYGGTGLGLAIVKRLVSLLGGTIKLESTISKGSNFNFSLELEKGIENKESLKLFTNDSDFVDKKVLLVEDNKINQMVTRKMLEKKQIQCEIVDNGEDAIEAVRENKYDLVLMDVHLPGINGTIATQSIRKFDKKTPIIALTAISLNENREMLLSFGMTDVITKPFNPDVFYRVIAESMS; encoded by the coding sequence ATGAAGCATTTACCACTTTTCTTTATTCTTCTTTTTTCAACGCTGTTACCCGCACAGCATGACAAACTTATGTCTGAAAAAATCGATAGTGTTGACTATTATATTCAGCTGGCCAACTTCAACCTAAAGATAAATAATTACCAGAATGCGTTGGAAAGTTCTCAAAATGCCATTGAAGTCTCACAGAAAAAAGGGAACAAAGAACAGGAAGCAAATGCCTACACTTTTTTAGGAAGTATTTATTTCGAACTTAAAAAGTATGATGACGCTATCGAAACCTATGTGCGCAGCATCTCACTCTATAACGACCTCGAACCCTCTACAGAACAGGCCTATTGCTATTACAATCTCGGGTTATGTTATATGGAAAAAGGAAAATATGGTGTAGCCGAAATTTATTTTGATAAGGCAAATGTCATTTATGAAACCATTGACATTCCGGATGCAAAAGAATTACTGAATCTTCAGAAAGGAATCCTGTACAAAGCCAAGGGCAAAACCCAGTTGGCAGCCACTATCTTTAATTCCATTATTGCAAAACCCGACAATAATGACAGTTTCAAGACCAAAGCCGAAGCTTTATATCAGATGGGTGCTATTGAATTTGAAGCCGGCCGAAATAATCTGGCCTTGAATTATCTAAGACGGGCACTGGATTTAAATGCCAAAAGCGACAACTTCGAACAGAAGTCAAAAATCCTGAAACTGATTAGTGAAACCTATGAGAAAATGATGGATATTGACAATTCGTTTATCTATCTGAAAAAACACCTGGCACTAAAAGATTCTATCCTAAGGCTCAACAGTCAAAAAATTGGCGCAGAAGCTTTCGAAAAATTTAAGGAAAGCGAGCAGATGAAAACCATCAAGCAGAAGGATAAAGAAAACCGGGAGCAGAAAAAATTAATTAAGGTGTCCAAACTCACCAGCGTGTTGAGCATTGCCCTCATAACGATTCTTTCGCTTTTGAGTTTGTCACTCTACAAAAACAACATTATCCGAAACAGGACGAACAAACAGCTGCAGGAAAAAAATACGGAGCTTGAAATCGCCAAAGACAAGGCCGAAAAAGCATCACAGGCCAGAGCCGAATTCTTATCTACCGTAAGCCATGAGCTCAGAACGCCATTAAACGCCATTAACGGCATTACGCATTTGCTGATTGAAGAAAATCCGAAAAAATCCCAAATCGAATATCTGAAATCGCTTAAATTTTCAGGAAACTATCTACTGACATTCATCAATGAAATCCTGGAAATCAACAGGATTGAATCCAACAATATAGAAATTGAAAACATCTGTTTCAATCTAAGGCAGCTTTTGACAGACATCCAAAACTCATTAAAAGAGATTGCCAGCCAGAATAATATTGATTTCGGATTGGAAATAGATCCGGAAATCAACACTTCATTTTCGGGCGACCCTACAAAGCTTTCCCAGATTTTTATGAATCTGATTAACAATGCCCTCAAATTTACGGAAAACGGAACCGTTATTGTCCGTGCCAAACTTTTGGGAGAGACAGAAACCAGACAAAATATTTATTTTGAAATCGTAGATACGGGTATCGGAATACCAGCTGAAAAACAAGAGGTTATTTTCGAAAGCTTTTCGCAAGGTTCCGTTGAAATCAACAGAAAATATGGAGGAACCGGTCTTGGGCTGGCCATTGTAAAACGATTGGTTTCTTTATTGGGCGGTACCATCAAATTAGAAAGCACCATTTCCAAAGGTTCTAATTTCAATTTCAGCCTCGAACTGGAAAAGGGAATCGAAAACAAAGAATCCCTAAAACTTTTCACAAACGATTCTGATTTTGTCGATAAAAAAGTACTGCTGGTTGAAGACAATAAAATCAACCAGATGGTTACCCGGAAAATGCTGGAAAAGAAGCAAATTCAATGCGAAATCGTTGACAACGGAGAAGATGCCATAGAGGCTGTCAGAGAAAACAAATACGACCTTGTGTTAATGGACGTGCATCTTCCCGGCATAAACGGAACCATTGCCACTCAAAGTATCCGGAAATTTGACAAAAAGACACCAATCATAGCCCTCACGGCTATTTCACTGAATGAAAACAGGGAAATGCTTCTTTCATTTGGCATGACCGATGTAATCACCAAACCTTTTAATCCGGACGTTTTTTACAGGGTTATTGCTGAGTCAATGAGCTAG
- a CDS encoding RNA polymerase sigma factor: MEIKKQIEKAKVGDQVAFTTLLDYYWNEVYGFMLQRTQNETDAEDITIETFAKAFDKIATYNPDFQFNTWLISIAKNVHIDMLRKKKSTLFIDITDEEDSQAYNIADSSPSAEDKLITEQNLSRLLQCIKELKPHYQEVIQLRYFQELSYQEISEELEEPLSNVKIKLLRAKKLLAEIIKNKR; this comes from the coding sequence TTGGAAATAAAAAAGCAAATAGAGAAAGCTAAAGTCGGAGACCAGGTTGCCTTCACTACTCTATTGGATTATTACTGGAATGAAGTCTACGGATTTATGCTCCAGAGAACGCAAAACGAAACCGATGCGGAAGATATCACTATAGAAACTTTTGCCAAAGCATTCGACAAAATTGCCACCTACAATCCCGATTTCCAATTCAATACCTGGCTGATTTCCATTGCCAAGAACGTCCACATCGACATGCTCCGCAAAAAAAAATCTACTCTTTTTATTGATATCACTGATGAAGAAGACAGCCAGGCCTATAACATTGCCGACAGTTCTCCTTCTGCGGAAGACAAACTGATTACCGAACAAAACCTGTCAAGACTTCTCCAATGCATTAAGGAGTTAAAACCACACTATCAGGAAGTTATACAGCTTCGTTATTTTCAGGAGTTAAGCTATCAGGAAATTTCGGAAGAGCTTGAAGAGCCTTTAAGCAATGTAAAAATAAAATTGCTCCGTGCCAAAAAACTTCTGGCCGAAATTATCAAAAACAAACGATAG
- a CDS encoding T9SS type A sorting domain-containing protein translates to MLAVFLSMTAAKAQYTTPNTGVTWSLDDLVANSSGALTLSAGIYTLSQNLTIAANDAIVINTDATLKINADIGILVNGDFTSDAGAITITATNTATPYNAITFETGSSGYFRNTTISYGKGIRVATPDFEMQSCVMSYHMNGSTTSSAINFSTGGNALINNSRFLFNYYPAFSSGANQSVAPTLTNNYLEGNNQSNGNRPQINMGPSGADTLRIVGNTIKGDRTKIRTGGIGASNLLGGGQLKVIIDNNIVTDNRYGITVVGAASSGYIRGNIIEDNNSQNIPAEGGSGISLSASGASTMNIIASRNQIRRNLWGITVIGTARINLGDTNEATFNEGGNIFSENGNTGAAYALYNNTAFPIMAKNNCWIEGQTPTEAQVEAVISHQVDDNTLGLVTFTPFGCDALSNPDFTVVKPIIYPNPSKGNIAIDTPENGTLKIFSINGMFISSFDLNAGTNTIKLDLPAGIYVTKTETKDKNFSNKLVIQ, encoded by the coding sequence ATGTTAGCCGTCTTCCTTTCGATGACGGCGGCAAAAGCCCAATACACCACGCCAAACACGGGTGTAACCTGGAGCCTCGACGACCTGGTAGCCAATTCCTCAGGAGCCTTAACCTTATCAGCAGGAATTTATACCCTATCCCAAAACCTTACAATTGCAGCCAATGATGCTATTGTAATCAATACAGACGCTACCCTGAAAATTAATGCCGATATCGGAATTCTTGTCAACGGCGATTTTACTTCCGATGCCGGTGCAATTACCATTACGGCAACAAATACCGCAACTCCATACAATGCCATAACTTTCGAAACAGGTTCCAGCGGTTATTTCAGGAACACAACCATCAGCTATGGAAAAGGAATACGTGTAGCTACTCCTGATTTTGAGATGCAGTCCTGTGTTATGTCATATCACATGAATGGCTCAACGACAAGTTCGGCCATAAATTTCTCAACTGGTGGAAACGCATTAATCAACAATTCCAGATTCTTATTCAATTATTATCCGGCTTTTAGCTCAGGAGCCAACCAGTCTGTTGCCCCAACACTGACCAATAATTATTTGGAAGGAAACAACCAATCCAACGGAAACCGCCCGCAAATTAACATGGGACCTAGTGGTGCCGATACGTTGAGAATAGTAGGTAACACTATTAAAGGCGACCGGACAAAAATCAGGACTGGAGGTATTGGAGCTTCAAATTTACTGGGAGGAGGTCAACTTAAAGTCATAATCGACAATAATATTGTTACTGACAACCGTTATGGCATCACTGTTGTTGGAGCCGCTTCATCAGGATATATCAGAGGTAATATAATTGAAGATAATAACTCCCAGAACATTCCTGCAGAAGGAGGAAGTGGTATTTCGTTAAGTGCTTCCGGGGCATCAACAATGAACATTATTGCAAGCCGTAACCAAATCCGAAGAAACCTTTGGGGTATTACGGTAATCGGGACTGCAAGAATCAATTTGGGCGACACCAATGAAGCTACTTTTAATGAAGGTGGTAACATATTCTCAGAAAATGGAAATACTGGAGCAGCCTACGCTTTGTACAACAATACCGCATTCCCTATAATGGCCAAGAACAACTGTTGGATTGAAGGTCAGACTCCTACAGAGGCACAGGTAGAAGCCGTAATCAGCCACCAGGTTGACGATAATACTTTGGGACTGGTTACCTTTACTCCTTTTGGTTGTGATGCCTTATCAAATCCTGATTTTACAGTTGTAAAACCTATCATTTATCCTAATCCGAGTAAAGGAAATATTGCCATAGATACACCCGAAAACGGAACATTAAAAATATTTTCCATCAACGGGATGTTTATCAGCAGTTTTGACTTGAATGCCGGAACAAATACTATCAAACTGGATTTACCTGCGGGAATTTATGTCACAAAAACAGAAACAAAAGACAAAAATTTCAGCAATAAGTTAGTTATTCAATAA
- a CDS encoding energy transducer TonB has product MSNLNIFSQSWNENVFEGRNKEYGAYQLRQENPKTTLKALFFGTLACASLVSIPIISNLLTNKGQGEIICAIPAELPPVTYVNLGEKPKIEPEKATNIIPEKSSAKQTKYVTPIITDNQTTPQDVATIDPAKNIKTGDSDNPGDNMGAVALGNSSIDGTGTEPAFGNTGTATDPGDGIFTNIGLQASPEFPGGIKNFLALVGKNFRLPEIGEKATMKVFVYFVVEKDGTLTNIKVVRDPGYGLGAEAIRVLKSIKTKWKPGIQNDKPVRTAYNLPITVEIKN; this is encoded by the coding sequence ATGTCAAACCTCAACATTTTTAGCCAAAGCTGGAACGAAAACGTTTTTGAAGGAAGAAACAAAGAATATGGCGCTTACCAGCTACGCCAGGAAAATCCAAAAACTACCCTGAAAGCATTATTTTTTGGAACTTTAGCCTGTGCTTCTTTAGTGAGCATACCTATTATTTCTAATTTGCTGACAAATAAAGGACAGGGTGAAATTATTTGTGCAATACCCGCTGAACTGCCTCCTGTAACCTATGTAAATTTGGGAGAAAAACCCAAAATAGAACCGGAAAAAGCAACCAATATTATACCTGAAAAATCATCAGCGAAGCAAACCAAATATGTGACTCCAATAATAACTGACAATCAGACCACCCCACAAGATGTAGCAACAATTGACCCTGCTAAAAATATCAAAACGGGCGATTCTGATAATCCCGGCGATAACATGGGGGCTGTAGCTCTTGGAAACAGCTCAATTGACGGAACAGGAACCGAACCTGCATTTGGAAATACCGGAACCGCTACAGACCCCGGAGATGGTATCTTTACAAACATAGGACTTCAGGCCAGCCCTGAATTTCCGGGCGGTATCAAAAACTTCCTGGCTTTGGTCGGAAAAAATTTCAGACTGCCAGAGATAGGAGAAAAAGCAACAATGAAAGTGTTTGTTTATTTTGTAGTCGAAAAAGACGGAACCCTGACCAATATAAAAGTGGTAAGAGACCCCGGTTACGGATTAGGAGCTGAAGCCATTCGTGTTTTAAAATCTATCAAAACAAAATGGAAACCGGGCATCCAGAACGACAAACCTGTGAGAACGGCCTACAACCTTCCTATCACCGTTGAGATAAAAAATTAA
- the lipA gene encoding lipoyl synthase, protein MDTVLDNAILPTGKPKWLKVKLPIGQKYTELRGLVDKYKLNTICTSGSCPNMGECWGEGTATFMILGNVCTRSCGFCGVKTGRPETVDWDEPEKVARSIKIMNIKHAVVTSVDRDDLKDGGSIIWMETVKAIRRMNPNTTLETLIPDFQGIERNIDRIVEANPEVVSHNMETVRRLTREVRIQAKYDRSLAVLKYLKEKGINRTKSGIMLGLGETEEEVIQTLHDLREANVDVVTIGQYLQPSKKHLPVKEFITPDQFAKYEKIGLELGFRHVESGALVRSSYKAQKHIL, encoded by the coding sequence ATGGACACTGTTTTAGATAATGCTATTTTACCTACAGGAAAGCCAAAATGGCTCAAGGTAAAATTACCTATAGGCCAAAAATACACAGAACTTAGAGGATTAGTCGACAAGTACAAACTGAATACTATCTGTACGTCAGGAAGCTGTCCGAATATGGGAGAATGCTGGGGTGAAGGAACGGCAACATTTATGATTCTCGGAAACGTCTGTACGCGTTCGTGTGGTTTTTGCGGCGTAAAAACAGGCCGGCCGGAAACTGTAGATTGGGATGAACCGGAAAAAGTAGCCCGTTCCATCAAAATCATGAATATCAAGCATGCGGTTGTCACCAGTGTTGACCGCGACGATTTGAAAGACGGCGGTTCAATTATCTGGATGGAAACCGTAAAGGCCATCCGAAGAATGAATCCAAACACTACACTTGAAACTTTAATTCCAGATTTCCAGGGAATCGAAAGAAACATAGACCGAATCGTAGAAGCCAATCCGGAAGTAGTTTCACATAACATGGAAACCGTACGAAGACTAACACGCGAAGTACGAATTCAGGCAAAATACGACCGTAGCCTTGCCGTGCTTAAATATTTAAAAGAAAAAGGAATCAACAGGACAAAATCAGGCATCATGCTTGGTTTGGGCGAAACAGAAGAAGAAGTCATCCAGACCTTACACGACCTTCGCGAAGCCAATGTAGATGTTGTAACGATTGGCCAATACCTGCAGCCAAGTAAAAAACACCTGCCGGTAAAAGAATTTATCACACCAGACCAATTTGCCAAATACGAAAAGATAGGACTGGAATTAGGTTTCCGCCACGTAGAAAGCGGTGCTTTGGTAAGGTCATCTTACAAGGCCCAAAAACACATTCTTTAA
- the lpxK gene encoding tetraacyldisaccharide 4'-kinase, with product MMLLRKILLPFSVLYGLITSIRNFLFDKGILKSYSFDLPVIAVGNLSVGGTGKTPLIEYLIRLLSPEYQVATLSRGYKRKSEGFVLADENSDAALLGDEPFQFYKKFPNINVAVDADRKNGIERLLEITRPEIILLDDAYQHRKVRAGFYILLTAYGDLYVDDFILPAGNLREGRSGAERAGIIVVTKCPSNLSAKEQYDIKRKLKIDLDQKLCFTTIAYDTFVFSEESQLAVSEIKDVDKLLLAGIAKPEPFFAYLQSDNDVVMTFPDHHHFTEKDIAEIKIKAQDKKIITTEKDFVRLKGKLPDSQLFYLPIKSDFISGGDDFDKTILNYVGKSSRNR from the coding sequence ATGATGTTACTACGAAAAATACTTCTTCCTTTTTCTGTTCTGTACGGATTAATAACAAGCATTAGGAATTTTCTTTTTGACAAGGGAATACTTAAATCCTATTCATTTGACCTTCCTGTTATTGCTGTAGGCAATCTTAGTGTAGGCGGAACGGGTAAAACACCTTTGATTGAATATTTAATTCGTTTGCTTTCTCCGGAATATCAAGTGGCTACCTTGAGCCGGGGCTATAAACGAAAATCAGAAGGATTTGTTTTAGCCGATGAAAATTCTGATGCTGCCCTTTTAGGAGATGAGCCTTTCCAGTTTTATAAAAAATTCCCCAATATTAATGTGGCTGTAGATGCAGACAGGAAAAATGGTATTGAACGGCTTTTGGAAATTACCCGGCCGGAAATCATTTTGCTGGATGATGCCTATCAGCACCGGAAAGTCAGGGCGGGATTTTATATTTTGCTCACAGCTTATGGTGATTTGTATGTGGATGATTTCATATTACCGGCAGGAAATCTGCGTGAAGGTAGAAGTGGGGCAGAACGGGCGGGAATCATTGTGGTTACAAAATGTCCGTCCAATCTTTCGGCAAAGGAGCAATATGATATTAAGCGGAAATTAAAAATAGATTTGGACCAAAAATTATGCTTTACGACCATAGCCTATGATACGTTTGTTTTTTCCGAAGAAAGCCAGCTTGCCGTTTCCGAAATAAAGGATGTTGATAAATTACTTTTGGCAGGAATAGCCAAACCCGAACCGTTTTTCGCATATTTGCAAAGCGATAACGATGTAGTCATGACTTTTCCGGACCATCATCATTTTACGGAAAAAGATATTGCAGAAATAAAAATTAAAGCACAAGACAAAAAAATCATTACAACCGAAAAAGATTTTGTCCGATTAAAAGGAAAACTACCGGACAGCCAGCTTTTCTATCTTCCAATAAAGAGCGATTTCATATCCGGAGGTGATGATTTTGATAAAACAATTTTAAATTATGTGGGAAAAAGTTCAAGAAACCGTTAA
- a CDS encoding Nif3-like dinuclear metal center hexameric protein, which produces MKIKEVISVIETMAPLAYAEDFDNVGLLVGNPEDETTGILVCHDALENVIDEAISKKCNMVVCFHPILFSGLKKITGKNYVERAVLKAIKNDIAIYAVHTALDNHQNGVNKIFCDALGLQNTKILVPKENFIQKLVTYTIPENHQKLRNALFDAGAGSIGNYENCSFNTQGIGSYQGNENSNPEIGERGEFVENTEIKIEVTFEKHLQSKILKALFSNHVYEEVAYEIYDLKNSHQNIGLGMIGELETEMPEKDFLLFVKNKMKADGIRHSEYLGKPIKKVAVLGGSGSFAIKKAIQAGADAFLTADFKYHQFYEAENQLLLADIGHYESERYTKNYIVDYLTKKIPNFAIILSEENTNPVKYL; this is translated from the coding sequence ATGAAAATAAAAGAAGTAATTTCCGTTATAGAAACCATGGCACCGCTGGCCTATGCTGAAGATTTTGACAATGTTGGCCTACTCGTAGGAAATCCGGAAGACGAAACCACAGGAATCCTGGTCTGCCATGATGCCTTAGAAAATGTGATTGACGAAGCCATTTCAAAAAAGTGCAATATGGTTGTTTGCTTCCATCCTATTTTATTTTCGGGGCTAAAGAAAATTACGGGCAAAAATTATGTTGAACGCGCCGTATTGAAAGCCATCAAAAATGATATTGCAATTTATGCCGTACACACTGCTTTAGACAACCATCAAAACGGGGTAAACAAAATTTTTTGTGATGCTTTAGGGCTGCAGAACACCAAAATTCTGGTTCCAAAGGAAAACTTCATCCAAAAATTAGTTACTTATACGATTCCTGAAAACCATCAAAAATTGCGAAATGCTTTATTCGATGCCGGAGCCGGAAGCATTGGAAATTATGAAAACTGCAGTTTCAATACGCAGGGAATTGGCAGCTACCAGGGCAACGAAAACAGTAACCCTGAAATTGGAGAACGTGGTGAATTTGTGGAAAATACCGAAATAAAAATAGAAGTCACTTTTGAAAAACACCTGCAAAGTAAAATTCTGAAAGCCTTGTTTTCCAACCATGTCTATGAAGAGGTTGCCTATGAAATCTACGACCTGAAAAACAGCCACCAAAACATAGGCCTGGGAATGATTGGCGAATTGGAAACTGAAATGCCGGAAAAAGATTTCCTGCTGTTCGTAAAAAACAAAATGAAAGCGGACGGAATCCGACATTCGGAATATTTGGGAAAACCAATTAAAAAAGTGGCAGTACTTGGTGGTTCGGGAAGTTTCGCCATTAAAAAGGCCATACAGGCCGGTGCCGATGCATTTTTGACTGCCGATTTTAAATACCATCAGTTCTACGAAGCTGAAAATCAATTACTTTTAGCCGATATTGGGCATTATGAAAGCGAACGCTATACAAAAAATTATATAGTTGATTATCTTACGAAAAAAATTCCTAATTTTGCAATCATTTTATCAGAAGAAAATACAAATCCAGTTAAGTACTTATAA